The sequence CCATAGGCATGAGGGTTTTGGGGCTGATGGGCTTGTAGTCGTCTTACCGAGTAAGGATTATGACTACGAATGGGATTTTTACAATTCAGACGGCTCTAAAGCTGGCATGTGCGGGAATGCGAGCCGTTGCGTGGGGTTATTTGCTTACCAACATGCTATAGCCTCTAAAAACCATGTTTTTTTAGCCGGAAAAAGAGAGATTTCTATTTGCGTAGAAGAGCCCAATATCATAGAGAGCAATCTTGGTAACTACAAAATCCTAGATGCAATACCCGCTTTAAGATGCGAAAAATTTTTTACCAATAACAGCGTTTTAGAAAATATCCCTACTTTCTACCTCATAGATACAGGAGTGCCGCATTTAGTGGGATTTGTGAAAAATAAAGGGTTATTAAATTCCCTTAACACGCTGGAATTAAGGGCTTTAAGGCATGCGTTTAACGCTAATATTAACATCGCTTTTATAGAAAATAAAGAAACGATTTTTTTACAAACTTATGAAAGAGGGGTTGAAGATTTCACGCTGGCTTGCGGGACGGGCATGGCGGCGGTTTTTATCGCTGCACATATTTTTTATAACACGCCTAAAAAAGCCGCTCTCATCCCTAAAAGCAACGAATCTTTAGAGCTTTCTTTAAAAAATGATGGAATTTTTTATAAAGGCGCGGTGCGTTATATTGGCATGAGCGTTTTGGGCATGAGTGTTTTGGGCATGAGTGTTTTGGGCATGAGTGTTTTTGATCGTTATTTCTTGTAATAGTAATGATTTTGTTGCAATTAAACATAATGCGCTATCATTTGCGAGTTGTTTTTAGCAATATAAAAAATATCCTAAAGGAATAAAACCATGCAAGCGTTAAAATCATTACTTGAAGTGATTACAAAACTCCAGAATCTAGGCGGCTATTTGATGCATATAGCTATTTTTATCATTTTTATTTGGATTGGAGGGCTTAAGTTTGTGCCGTATGAAGCCGAAGGGATCGCTCCTTTTGTGGCTAACTCCCCTTTCTTTTCTTTCATGTATCAATTTGAAAAACCCGCATACAAACAGCACAAAATGTCTGAATCCCAATCTATGCAAGAAGAAATGCAAGATGACCCTAAAATCGTTGAAAACAAAGAATGGCATAAAGAAAACCGCACTTATTTAGTGGCCGAAGCTTTAGGAATCACGATTATGATCCTAGGTATTTTGGTGCTTTTAGGGCTTTGGATGCCTTTAATGGGCGTGATTGGGGGCTTGCTTGTCGCTGGAATGACGATCACGACTCTATCTTTTTTATTCACAACGCCAGAAGTGTTTGTCAATCAGCATTTCCCATGGCTTTCTGGAGCTGGAAGGTTAGTGGTTAAAGACTTGGCGTTATTTGCTGGAGGCTTGTTTGTGGCCGGATTTGATGCGAAACGCTATTTAGAGGGGAAAGGGTTTTGCTTGATGGATCGCTCATCAGTGGGGGTTAAAACTAAATGCTCTAGTGGGTGTTGCTCTTAAAGAGCGAACACCTTAAAGTAGGCTTAAAGCCTACTAGAAGAATCATAATTGATAGAAGAATTTTGGTTAGTGCCTTTTTTATAAATGATTGTTTTTAAAATGTGGCGTTTGACAAAGGAATTAACGCTTTCTACTTCTTCATCAGCCAATCGTCTTAAAACATCATGCTCGTCTTTAGAGAGATAAAAAGTCACTGAAAAATTGCGTTTCAACTCATCTACAGCGACACGCTTACGACCGGGCTTTATATTTTTATTTTCTAATTCCATTAAAATTTCCTTTTTTAGTTAGTATGTAAGTAACATCATAACGGCTATTCTAACATGAAATAAGCGCTATTTTATATTAAATCTAAAGAAAAATATTTTTAGATGTGCTAGAATACCCATTTGTTACAAGATAAGCTTTTTTATCAAAAATAATGATGGCATAGGGGCAACAAGTGGCAATAAACACCTTTTTAAAACATTCTTTTCTGGTCTGTTTGTTAGCGGTTAATTCTTACGCTTTTGATTGGAACATTTTTAAATACAATCTGGGTTTCAATATGTTTATCATGGACCATGAAGGTTCAACGCCTTATTGGGTCAATACTAACACCAATCTTAAAACCCGTTTGACTCCAAATTTTGGGATCCAATTTTATACAAAAGGTGTGGAGCAAAGCCTTACTGTAGGGGCGTATTTTTTTCAAAACTTCCATAACTACAGCACTAATTTTCCCTACCGCTGGGGGCCTACTATGTATTATAAGGCTAGGGGGAAGCGTTTTACTTTTTATGGAGGGATTTTTCCCAGGAAAAACCTCTTAGGAAGGTATGGTTTGAATATTTTTGCCCCTTATTATTGGTTTATAGATCCAAACGCTAGAGGGTTTTTATTGCAATTTCAAAACCATTATTCGCCTTCAAAACCCTATTATGGGCATGCGGAGTTCATGCTAGATTGGTTTGGAGGCAATTGTTACAACACTTGCAAATTCGGGAGAAACCCTTATGGGAACGCAATGGACAGGTTTCAAATGAACGGCTCTGTCGCTTATAATTTCTTTAAGGATTTATTGGGTATTGGAGGGTATTTTGTTTTGTTCCATAACGAAGACAAATACCTTTTGAATGGGGCTGATGGCATGCAGTTTAATGAAAAAAAAGCGATTGACAATAATAATATTTATCTTATGGATCGCCTCTACTTTAACGCTTACATAGGGACAAGCCTTTTAGACATCGCCCCCTTTATGGAAAAACTCAACGCCAGTTTTGGTATGGTTTCTGAATCAAGCCGATTAAGGCAAATTCACAACAATGTGCCTTTTATGAATAGCGTGGGGGGACAATTGGATGTGGAGATCCAATACAAAGGCTTTGGAATACACAATTTATTTTTCTTCGCCAAGACCCCAGAAATGCCTTTTTATAACCAATACCAGTATGTTGAAATGTATTGCACGCCTTCGTATTGCCCCACGCCTATTTATCGTGGCGTGCCATTCTTTCAAGCCAACATGTATAATCGTTTTGATTTGTATTACAATTGGAAAAACGACTTCGCATCCGTCCGCATCAACTTCGTGCTTAATGCGATGCGTGGGGGCTTTGATAGGAGCTTGCCTTGGTCAGAATCTTATCAAGTGTATATGACGGTTGCCTTTGATCCTTATAACCTTATTAACAAAATTGCTAGAAAAAAGTGAAAATTCTTGACAACCAGTTAATTCGTCTTATATAATTCTATTTCATTTGTAGCCATTGTTTGAGCAATGATTTTAAGCTATGGAAAAGAGGTGATAGCAGTATGCCAGGGATTAAGGTTAGAGAAGGCGATGCGTTTGATGAAGCTTATAGGAGATTCAAAAAGCAAACCGATCGCAATTTGGTGGTAACAGAATGTCGTGCTAGAAGGTTCTTTGAGTCTAAGACTGAAAAACGCAAAAAACAAAAAATCAGTGCTAAAAAGAAGATTTTAAAGCGTCTTTATATGTTAAGGCGTTATGAGTCAAGACTATAATAAGCTTTGAGAAAAATTTAAAAATTAAGGATAATCATGCGATTCACAGGGAAAAATGTTCTCATTACTGGGGCTTCTAAAGGCATTGGGGCTGAAATTGCTAGAAGTCTCGCTTCTATGGGGCTGAAAGTTTGGATCAATTACCGCAGTAATGCTGAAGTGGCTGACGCTTTGAAAAATGAGCTTGAAGAAAAAGGCTATAAGGCAGCTGTCATTAAATTTGATGCGGCTTCTGAAAGCGGTTTTATTGAAGCGATACAAACCATTGTCCAAAGCGATGGGGGTTTGTCTTACTTGGTAAATAACGCCGGTGTGGTGCGCGATAAATTAGCGATCAAAATGAAAACAGAAGATTTTCACCATGTCATAGACAATAACCTCACTTCAGCGTTTATAGGTTGCCGAGAGGCTTTAAAAGTGATGAGCAAAAGCCGTTTTGGGAGCGTAGTCAATATCGCGTCTATCATTGGTGAAAGAGGCAATATGGGGCAGACAAACTACTCAGCGAGTAAGGGGGGGATGATTGCGATGAGCAAGTCCTTTGCTTATGAGGGAGCTTTAAGGAATATTCGTTTCAACTCTGTGACGCCCGGTTTTATAGAAACCGACATGAACGCCAATTTGAAAGATGAACTCAAAGCGGATTATGTTAAAAACATTCCTTTAAACAGGCTAGGGTCTGCTAAGGAAGTGGCAGAAGCGGTAGCGTTTCTTTTGAGTGATCACTCTAGTTACATCACTGGAGAGACTCTCAAAGTCAATGGCGGGCTTTATATGTAGTCCTAAACAAAGGATTTTTTTAGCGATAAAAGTTTGTAAGTAGCAAAAATCATGCTAACATTATGAGGTTATTCTAAAACAAAGAGGTTATTATCAAATGGGGATTATTTACTTAATATTGTTTCTCATTGTAATTTATTTGTTGTATAGGATTTTAGATGTTTTGGAGCAAAAATAAACGCTCCAATAATGGTTGATTTAATTTTTACAAAACAAGGGAGTTTTAATTATGGCTTTATTTGAAGATATTCAGGCAGTTATTGCTGAGCAATTGAATGTGGATGCGGCGCAAGTTACGCCAGAGGCGGAGTTTGTGAAGGATTTGGGTGCGGACTCTTTAGATGTCGTGGAATTAATCATGGCGTTAGAAGAAAAGTTTGGCGTTGAGATTCCTGATGAGCAAGCGGAAAAAATCGTCAATGTGGGCGATGTGGTGAAGTATATTGAGGACAATAAACTGGCTTAATCTTTTTAACTTGGAGCGTTTGTCTCCAGGTTTTAGTAAAAATTTAGCTTTAGCTAAAATTTGGTTTTATCCCAACAGCACGAAAAACTCCATCCTTTAGGTCAGAGATATAAGTGCATAGCTGTTAGGCTATATTCAAGCTAAAAGAGGTTAAAATAGTCTTTTTGGGGTAGGAAATATCCATGCAGACTTTAAAGAACAAAGCCTTTCGTGTTAGCATTCAATGGAATGCTTTAGTTAGGAAGCTCCTTGCTTTAGCAAGGGGTGGTTTCACTGAATGAAAGTTTTTGAAATGAGGAGCTATTGGTGCGTCGGATTGTGGTAACTGGAATGGGAATGATCAATTCGCTAGGTTTAAATAAAGAAGATTCTTTTTTAGCGATCGCTAAGGGAGAATGCGGTATCAAACACATAGAAAGTTTTGATGCGAGCGCGTTTCCTGTGCGTATTGCTGGAGAAATCACTGACTTTGACCCTACAGAGGTGATGAATCCCAAAGATGTTAAAAAGGCGGGTCGTTTCATTCAATTAGCCTTGAAAGCCACAAGAGAGGCGATGAAAGATAGTGGGATTTTAGACGCTCACAATAGATGCCCTGAAGAATTGGCAAACCGCATGGGCGTAAGCTCTGGCTCTGGGATTGGCGGGTTAGGTAATATTGAAGCGAATTCCATTTTTTGTTTTGAAAAAGGCCCTAGAAAAGTCAATCCCTTTTTTATCACTTCTGCGTTAGTGAATATGATTGGTGGTTTCACTTCCATTGAGTTTGGCATTAAAGGGCCTAATCTCTCTAGCGTAACGGCTTGTGCAGCAGGCACTCATGCCATTATTGAAGCGGTTAAAACCATTTTGCTTAATGGGGCTGATAAAATGCTAGTCGTGGGAGCGGAATCCACCATTTGTCCTGTAGGGATTGGAGGGTTTGCGAGCATTAAAGCCCTTTCTACAAGGAATGATGAGCCTAAAAAAGCTTCAAGACCTTTTGATAAGGATCGCAATGGTTTTGTGATGGGCGAAGGCGCTGGGGCTTTGGTGCTTGAAGAATACGAGAGTGCGAAAAAAAGAGGAGCAAAAATTTATGCAGAATTTGCTGGGTATGGCGAGAGCGGCGATGCTAACCATATCACAGCCCCAGCCCCTGAGGGCGAAGGGGCTTTTAGAGCCATGAAAATGGCTTTGGAAATGGCAAAAGTGGAAGTAGGCTATGTGAACGCTCATGGGACAAGCACGCATTATAATGATTGGTATGAAAGCATCGCTCTAAAAAATGTGTTTGGTTCTAAAGAAAAAGTCCCTCCTGTTAGCTCCACTAAAGGGCAGATTGGGCATTGCTTGGGCGCTGCGGGTGCGTTGGAAGCCGTTATTTCTATCATGGCCATGAATCAAGGGATCTTACCTCCTACCATCAATCAAGAAACGCCTGACCCAGAATGCGATCTGGATTATATCCCTAATACGGCCAGAGAAAAACAAGTGGATGCGGTGATGAGTAACTCATTTGGTTTTGGTGGCACTAATGGTGTTGTGATTTTCAAAAAAGCCTAGTTTTACAAAGTTAGGATTTTGAATGGCCGTTTATTTAGATTTTGAAAATCATATTAAAGAGATTCAAAATGAAATTGAATTAGCCCTTATTAGAGGCGATGAGGACGCTAAAGAAATCTTAGAAAAAAGATTGGATAAGGAAGTTAAAAGCATTTATTCCAATCTCACTGATTTTCAAAAACTCCAGTTAGCAAGACACCCTGACAGACCCTACGCTATGGATTACATTGATCTCATCTTAAAAGATAAGTATGAAGTCTTTGGGGATAGGCACTATAACGATGATAAAGCGATCGTGTGTTTTATAGGGAAAATTGATAATGTCCCGGTTGTGGTGATCGGAGAAGAAAAAGGCAGAGGGACTAAAAACAAGCTCTTAAGGAATTTTGGCATGCCTAACCCTTGTGGCTATCGTAAGGCTTTGAAAATGGCAAAATTTGCTGAAAAGTTTAATTTGCCTATTTTGATGCTTGTAGATACAGCCGGGGCGTATCCGGGGATTGGCGCAGAAGAAAGAGGCCAGAGTGAAGCGATCGCTAAAAACCTCCAAGAGTTCGCTTCCTTAAAAGTCCCTACTATTTCTGTAATTATCGGTGAGGGGGGCAGTGGTGGTGCGCTAGCGATTGCAGTGGCTGACAAATTAGCTATGATGGAATATTCCATTTTTAGCGTTATATCCCCAGAAGGTTGTGCGGCGATTCTTTGGGATGACCCTAGCAAGACTGAAGTGGCCATTAAAGCGATGAAAATCACGCCTAGAGACTTAAAGGAGGCGGGGCTTATTGATGATATTATTTTAGAGCCTAGCAAAGGGGCTCATAGAGACAAATTTTCAGCGGCTAACACGATCAAAGAATATTTTTTAGACGCTCTAAGGACTATCCAACAAGACCCTCATTTCCTTGACAACCGCTATCAAAAATTGATGTCGCTTGGCTCGTTTGTGGAGGGCATGAATTAGATCTATAAAAAACTTTGTGTGTTTAAACTTTATTAAACCCATTTTCTTAAAGAAATAAGGGGTATTTTGAAATAATTCCCCAACTAAAATCCCCCCTAAAGACCGCTTTAAAAATACCGCTTGAATAAAATCAAACTCTCTACTATCCAATCTTAAAAAATGCAATATTTTTTTGATAACCAACGCTCAATAAAAACAAAGCCAAATTTTTCACTGCTTGCTATTATTTTAGAAAAAAGCAGATATTTTACATAGTTTGCATAATAATATAAAAACATCATTGTGTTACTAATCTGCTATCTCTCTCCTTTTGTTTGAATATAAAAAGACAATCATCATGATCAGAGTATTGAATGAAAGCATTCTTATTTTACAATACAAAAGTTAGGTCTAATGGTATTTTAAAAAAGAAAGAAATCCCATGGTTACACATGAAAAAATCAAAAGCCGCTTTTCTAGGAATTGGTCTTTAAGGGATAGGGGTAGGCATTTTGCATCTGCAAGCGTGTATTTTTTCTCACTTCTTGTCATTACAGCGGTTAATAGAAGTAGCGCAGTTGCTTGGTTATTGATGCCTGAACATTTGATTTGGTGGTTTTTGATTTCTTTTAGTGGGGAATTTGTAGCAGACATGGCGTTTGGCAAAAAAAGTAAGATCTTTAAAACCCGCTTTGGAATTTCTATTGTGAGCGGCGTTTCACTATTGCTTGGCGCTTTACCAGCGCATTTATTTTTTGTATGGTTTGGTTTTATTAATTGGTGGGCTGTCTTTTTTATAGAAGCGGGAGCTGATCTATTGGTGGGCTGTGTGATACAAAAGATTTTTTTTGGTAAATATTGGGTGGATCGCTATTATTAAGGCTCTCTTTTTTTAAGTCTAAAAGCGCATTTTCTCATATTCCAATTAAATTGGATAAGATTACCCCTACTTAAGGCATCGCATCAAAAACCACGCTGATCCCATTTTTTAAAATGATAGGGTTTTTCGCATCAGTGATATGGATAAAACGCACGCCATCAAGCAAATTAAGAGCGATTTCTTGTTGTTTGTTTTCTTTAGCAATGATTTGAATAATCTTTAAGTTTTCGTCATAAAAAATGATTTTGGGTTGCCATAAAGGGTTATTAGAGCTTATTTTTAAATACGCATTCTGATTCACGCTCAGCCAGTATTTCCCGCTCGCTTCCTTAAACTCCACAGGATCGCTACTTAAAACTAAGGCTCTCGCGTTAGGGAGCTTGACTTCTTGTAAAGAAAAATCGTATTCCCACTCTTTCAAGGATATGCGTCTAATATCTGTAAAATCAAAACCATGCCTTTTCATCGTCTCTATCAAAATGTTAGGGTCTAAAACATATTCCGTTTTAAGCTCGTATGAAAAAACATTCTCGCCTGAAGAACTTTGCATTTTAATAGGCAAAACATACGAATACCCCATCATGCTCAAAGAATTATTGATGCTTTTGGCAAACGCTAGGGGATTGCTTGAAGCCTTGAAAGTGATTTTTAACATGCTTGGCTTGTCAAAATTAAAAGACAAAAGCCCGTTTTCTTTGAGAGTGTTGAGCAGTTTCAAGGAATCCAAACGCCCCATTGCATAGAAATCCTTACGATTTTTAAACAAACGCTCTAAAAAAAGCTTGTTCGTATGATAAGCCCGCTCCCCCATTAAATTCTCAATCTTATCGTTTAAAGCATCAGCGCTTAATAGCGTCCCCCCAACAATAAAGGCTAAAAAAAGGTTTTTCATTGCTGGAGTTCTTTGTATTGGGCCTCGTTGATGAGCGTTAAGCCTTTATTTGGCTCGTATAAAAATCGTTTGGTTTTGCCATCGTTATATTCTTGTTCTTGATGGTTGTTTTTAAGACTAAGATGCCCATGCCAAAAACGCAACAACAAGCGGTGGTTTTTGGTTTCTAAAGAATAATTTTTTTTAAAAACCTTTTGAAAGGAGTTTTTTTTCTCATCTAAATCAATCACTTCCACCCAAATATCTCGTTTAGGGATAATATAAATGGTATTAGGATCTTCTTTGATCGCTTCTTTTTCTTGCTTGTCTTGTTCTTTTGGTTTTTCTTGTTTTTCTTCTAGTTTAGGCGTTGTCTCTGGCTTGTTTTCTTCTGCAAGATTAGCGTCATTGGAAAAACTATTTTTAGTGCCGGATTTAATAGCGCTTTCTTGCCCTCTTTCTTCTTTTAAAGAAGAGCTGTTTTGAACGATAACGACCGCTAAAACAATGACAATCACCCCTAAAACCAAAACAAAGGGTTTCCATTTGGAAGATTTTTTGGATAATGAAGTGTTGGCTTGATTGATGCTGTAATCCAATTCAACCTTAAGGGGTTTTTTTTGCTGTTTCTTCAGGATCTGTTTCTTGATTTTTCTCTTCACTTACGCTCTCTTTAAAAACACACACTTTGTCAAATTCTTTCATCCATGCGCTCAAATCAATTTTATACTCGCGCTCTAAAATTTGTATAAATCCCCTAGCATGCACCCTTGATAAAGACTCATAGCGTTTTTCTAATATGTAGTTGATATTTTTAGAAGCGATTTTAGTCGCCTTGCAAATTTCTGTTACTCCAACTTCTTTTAAAATCTGCAAATTTTTATCTAAATTTTTAAGCGATAATTCTTCTAATGCCGCACCAGAAATATCTTTAGAAATGTTTTGAACATCAGAAAGATCTAAATTTTCTAAACTTTTTTTATTCTGTTCCATTCAATTGACCACCTAGTTGATTTTATCCATTAAGATCCCTGCTGCCACGCTCACATTGAGCGAATCAAAATCTCTTCGCATTTTTACGCTCAATATAGCGTCCATTTTAGCAAGGATTTTTTTAGACAACCCCTCATGCTCGCTCCCCAAAAAAAGAGCGCATTTTTTTAAAGATAGATTTTCTACTTGACTAGAGCCTTGCATGCTCGCGCCCAAACATAAAAACCCGCTCGTTTTCAATTCATTGATTAAATCCAGCGTGTTAGGTGCAACGCTAAAAGGCAAATCATACATAAGCCCCAAGCTGGATCGCACAATCCCCTCATAAGCCAATTCTTTAGCAAAATCTAAAATAACGCCATCCATTCCTAAGCAATACGCACTCCTAAAAATACCCCCAATATTCCCCACATCCGTAATGCCGCAAAGCACTAAAAGTTTTTGAGCTTTTTTAACCTCTTTTAAAGAAACCGCTAATGGCAATTCCACCCTAGCTAAAACCCCTTGATGGTTCCCTCCCTTAGCCAAGCTTTGTGCTTTTTTATTATCCACTTTGATGATATTAGGGCATGCTTTTTTGAGCGCGAAAAAAAGCTTTTTGTCTATTTCTTTAGAAAGATAGATTTCTTGCAATTTTTCTTGATGAGAGTTTAGAATGTGCATAACCACCTGCTTGCCATAAATTACTGCCTGCATGCTAAACCCCTTTTATTGATTTTTTTCTTCTAACAAACGCTGGAAATAAAGCTCTTTAGCGTTTTTTTGTGTCATAGCGGCTTCAATTTTAGTCTTAATTTTAGGAGGTAAATCCAACTCCAATAACGCCGATAGCCCCATGCAAGGCTCTATTTTTTTCTCATTCAAAAGCACTAAAACCCACTCCCCTTGGATATTATTTTGTTGCAACCGCTCTATGATTTGAGAAACCTCTCCTAAATAATATTGCTGGTGGAGTTTGGTAAGCTCTTTAGCCGCAAACAAATGCATGCCTTTAGCCAAATCGTTTAAATCCTTTAAAGTCTCTAGCAATCGGTGCGGGCTTTCATAAAAAACCACCGGGGTTTTTTCTTCTAAATACGCTAAAGCGTTTAAAATTTTAGCGATTTTTAAGCGCCTTTCCTTACTCTTATGAGGTAAAAAGCCGGCGTAAAAAAACCGCCCTTCTAAAAACCCGCTCGCGCAAAACGCCGTAGTGAGCGCGTTAGCCCCGGGCAAAACATCGTAAGGAATGTTATGTTTTAAAGCGTGAGCGACTAAACTCATGCCTGGATCGCTCAAACTTGGCATGCCCGCATCGCTCATCACAGCGATTTCTTTGTCAAAAAAAGAAAGCTCTATTTTGTTTAAAAATTCCCGGTCATTGTGCGAATGGAATGCGATAAACTCCCTTTTTTGAGTAGCGATATTGGGGAAAGAATGGCTAATAATAGGGTTTTGTGCAAGCAAGTGCAACAACCTCTTACCCACCCTTGTATCCTCGCATAAAAAAACCTCGCAACGCTCTAAAACTTCTAATGTGCGTAGCGTAATGTCAGCGAGATTACCTATAGGAGTGGGCAAAAAATACAGCACAAAAAGCCACGCTTTTTAAAAGAGTTACTTCAAGTTGTAGCGTTGCTTGAATTTCTCTACTCTCCCTGCAGTGTCAGCGATTTTATCGCTACCGGTATAGAAAGGGTGGCAAAAGCTAGAAATATCAATACGCATTTCAGGTTTGGTGCTTAAAACTTCAATTTCTTTCCCGCTAGTTACGCAAGTAACTTTGCATGGGATATATTCGGGGTGAATGCCTTTTTTCATCAAGTATCCTTTATTTTTAAATTTAAACTTAAAATTATAGCATAAGTAACAATAAATTAAAACACTCTAAAATTAAAACAAAAATTTGCTTTGTTAAAAAAATTATGATAGCATAGCGAAGCATTACGAAATCCAACACTTGTGGCATGTGCCACTTATTAGCATCTTTTGGTTACACTAATTTTTTAAGAATGCTTTAGCTTTTTGTATTTTTATCTTAATTGCAACAAACTAGAAACCTCTTTTTAATTAAAAGGAAATTTAATGAACGAAAACGCGCCTACGCATAAAAGTCCGCACAAAGTCAAAACACACACGCCAGTGAGTGGTTATCACATTGAAGATTTACGCACCTACCCTACTGAAAAGCTTTTAGAAATCGCTAACAAGCTCAAAGTGGAAAACCCCCAAGAATTCAAACGACAAGACTTGATGTTTGAAATTTTAAAAACCCAAGTTACGCAAGGCGGATACATTCTTTTTACCGGGATTTTAGAAATCATGCCTGATGGCTATGGCTTTTTAAGAGGGTTTGATGGGAGTTTTTCAGACGGGCATAACGACACTTATGTCAGCCCTTCTCAAATCAGGCGTTTTGCTTTAAGGAATGGAGATATTGTTACCGGTCAAGTGCGATCCCCCAAAGACCAGGAAAAATACTACGCCCTTTTAAAAATAGAAGCCATCAATTATTTGCCTTCAGATGAGATTAAAAACCGCCCTTTGTTTGACAATCTAACCCCCCTATTCCCTGATGAACAAATCAAATTAGAATACGAACCCACTAAAGTTACCGGCAGAATGCTAGATTTATTCAGCCCTGTGGGGAAAGGTCAAAGGGCTTTGATCGTCGCGCCACCAAGGACTGGGAAAACGGAGCTCATGAAAGAACTCGCCCAAGGCA is a genomic window of Helicobacter pylori oki112 containing:
- the dapF gene encoding diaminopimelate epimerase → MVFYKYSGSGNDFLIIQSFKKKDFSNLAKQVCHRHEGFGADGLVVVLPSKDYDYEWDFYNSDGSKAGMCGNASRCVGLFAYQHAIASKNHVFLAGKREISICVEEPNIIESNLGNYKILDAIPALRCEKFFTNNSVLENIPTFYLIDTGVPHLVGFVKNKGLLNSLNTLELRALRHAFNANINIAFIENKETIFLQTYERGVEDFTLACGTGMAAVFIAAHIFYNTPKKAALIPKSNESLELSLKNDGIFYKGAVRYIGMSVLGMSVLGMSVLGMSVFDRYFL
- the rpmE gene encoding 50S ribosomal protein L31, with amino-acid sequence MKKGIHPEYIPCKVTCVTSGKEIEVLSTKPEMRIDISSFCHPFYTGSDKIADTAGRVEKFKQRYNLK
- the rpsU gene encoding 30S ribosomal protein S21, which translates into the protein MPGIKVREGDAFDEAYRRFKKQTDRNLVVTECRARRFFESKTEKRKKQKISAKKKILKRLYMLRRYESRL
- the accA gene encoding acetyl-CoA carboxylase carboxyl transferase subunit alpha, whose product is MAVYLDFENHIKEIQNEIELALIRGDEDAKEILEKRLDKEVKSIYSNLTDFQKLQLARHPDRPYAMDYIDLILKDKYEVFGDRHYNDDKAIVCFIGKIDNVPVVVIGEEKGRGTKNKLLRNFGMPNPCGYRKALKMAKFAEKFNLPILMLVDTAGAYPGIGAEERGQSEAIAKNLQEFASLKVPTISVIIGEGGSGGALAIAVADKLAMMEYSIFSVISPEGCAAILWDDPSKTEVAIKAMKITPRDLKEAGLIDDIILEPSKGAHRDKFSAANTIKEYFLDALRTIQQDPHFLDNRYQKLMSLGSFVEGMN
- a CDS encoding YkgB family protein; this encodes MQALKSLLEVITKLQNLGGYLMHIAIFIIFIWIGGLKFVPYEAEGIAPFVANSPFFSFMYQFEKPAYKQHKMSESQSMQEEMQDDPKIVENKEWHKENRTYLVAEALGITIMILGILVLLGLWMPLMGVIGGLLVAGMTITTLSFLFTTPEVFVNQHFPWLSGAGRLVVKDLALFAGGLFVAGFDAKRYLEGKGFCLMDRSSVGVKTKCSSGCCS
- a CDS encoding ribbon-helix-helix domain-containing protein, with product MELENKNIKPGRKRVAVDELKRNFSVTFYLSKDEHDVLRRLADEEVESVNSFVKRHILKTIIYKKGTNQNSSINYDSSSRL
- the rlmB gene encoding 23S rRNA (guanosine(2251)-2'-O)-methyltransferase RlmB, which gives rise to MQAVIYGKQVVMHILNSHQEKLQEIYLSKEIDKKLFFALKKACPNIIKVDNKKAQSLAKGGNHQGVLARVELPLAVSLKEVKKAQKLLVLCGITDVGNIGGIFRSAYCLGMDGVILDFAKELAYEGIVRSSLGLMYDLPFSVAPNTLDLINELKTSGFLCLGASMQGSSQVENLSLKKCALFLGSEHEGLSKKILAKMDAILSVKMRRDFDSLNVSVAAGILMDKIN
- the fabG gene encoding 3-oxoacyl-ACP reductase FabG, with translation MRFTGKNVLITGASKGIGAEIARSLASMGLKVWINYRSNAEVADALKNELEEKGYKAAVIKFDAASESGFIEAIQTIVQSDGGLSYLVNNAGVVRDKLAIKMKTEDFHHVIDNNLTSAFIGCREALKVMSKSRFGSVVNIASIIGERGNMGQTNYSASKGGMIAMSKSFAYEGALRNIRFNSVTPGFIETDMNANLKDELKADYVKNIPLNRLGSAKEVAEAVAFLLSDHSSYITGETLKVNGGLYM
- the rsmI gene encoding 16S rRNA (cytidine(1402)-2'-O)-methyltransferase, whose translation is MLYFLPTPIGNLADITLRTLEVLERCEVFLCEDTRVGKRLLHLLAQNPIISHSFPNIATQKREFIAFHSHNDREFLNKIELSFFDKEIAVMSDAGMPSLSDPGMSLVAHALKHNIPYDVLPGANALTTAFCASGFLEGRFFYAGFLPHKSKERRLKIAKILNALAYLEEKTPVVFYESPHRLLETLKDLNDLAKGMHLFAAKELTKLHQQYYLGEVSQIIERLQQNNIQGEWVLVLLNEKKIEPCMGLSALLELDLPPKIKTKIEAAMTQKNAKELYFQRLLEEKNQ
- a CDS encoding beta-ketoacyl-ACP synthase II yields the protein MRRIVVTGMGMINSLGLNKEDSFLAIAKGECGIKHIESFDASAFPVRIAGEITDFDPTEVMNPKDVKKAGRFIQLALKATREAMKDSGILDAHNRCPEELANRMGVSSGSGIGGLGNIEANSIFCFEKGPRKVNPFFITSALVNMIGGFTSIEFGIKGPNLSSVTACAAGTHAIIEAVKTILLNGADKMLVVGAESTICPVGIGGFASIKALSTRNDEPKKASRPFDKDRNGFVMGEGAGALVLEEYESAKKRGAKIYAEFAGYGESGDANHITAPAPEGEGAFRAMKMALEMAKVEVGYVNAHGTSTHYNDWYESIALKNVFGSKEKVPPVSSTKGQIGHCLGAAGALEAVISIMAMNQGILPPTINQETPDPECDLDYIPNTAREKQVDAVMSNSFGFGGTNGVVIFKKA
- the acpP gene encoding acyl carrier protein, giving the protein MALFEDIQAVIAEQLNVDAAQVTPEAEFVKDLGADSLDVVELIMALEEKFGVEIPDEQAEKIVNVGDVVKYIEDNKLA